TTTCCAAAAAGAGCCCGCCCGCCGCCTCCAGGGGGTGCAGATGCCGGTCTCCTGCCACTCCCTCTTTTGGCAGGCCAAGGGAGGAGAATATCTGACCCATTCGCCCATGGAAGAGAGCCAAGGGGATATCAATCCGGAGCAGACCCAAGGCATCGTCTATTTCGGCAAGGTGTCCGCCTTCAAACGGGAGCGGGGGTTTGGTTTCATCCAGTATTACGATGAAAATCAGGAATATAAAGAGATCTACTTCCACATGACATATGTGATCAACCAGACCCCGGTCCGGGAGCACGACGACGTTCAGTTCGTCATCAAGCCCGGCAAGGGGGGGCGGCCTCAGGCCTGCTCGGTGATCGTCATGGGCGGGCGACTGCAAGGTCAGGTGGAAAGCTTCGATCCCCGCACTGGAGGGTTTATCACCATCCGGGATCACGATTCGGAGGTGATTAAATTTTTCATGCTGCCCAACGAATCCCACCATCCCGATTTTCTGTCCAACGACATTGTGGAATTTACGGTGAGTTCCGGTTCGGACATGGAGGGTTTGACCGCCACCAACGTGCAATATTTTAACGGTGAGCACCCCCCCCACCTGGCAGGCTCCGGAGATAATCTCACCATCGGCAGCCAAGAGCAGGCGATGATCACGGTCTATTTCCCGGAAAAAGGCTACGGCTTCGCCAAGTGCCGGAGGAACAACATCTATCTCCACGTCTCCGAATTCGTCGACCCCGAAGCCGACCCCCAACCCGGCGCCCTCATCCAGTTCGAAGTCTTCCCGGGTCGCAACGGCACCTACCGCGCCAACGACATCTCCTTCGTCACCGATGAAGAGCCTGCTCTTGCCTCTTCTTCTGACAGAGAGAGCGCATAAGGCCCTTCAGATCCCCAGCCCCGAATTCCTGATTTTATCTAAAAGAGCTCTGCTGGCAGGGCAGGCATTCGCTTCCAGCTCGCCAATTGATATGCCAATGACCTGCCACTCCCTTTATCCGTCCCCTCCCCACAGCCAGATCTCTCTTTCACTTCCCCTCCCA
This region of Magnetococcales bacterium genomic DNA includes:
- a CDS encoding cold shock domain-containing protein, translated to MSPLKRIFLIARIHNATQQQESLPEAEWIHTFSTFFDMVREVVKGHGGTPIKLMGPGVICSFQEATPAVKAAIHLQEMLQKERNNDGLDLCCKVGISAGEVFEYAIDGGPPDYIGLPLQIASDLCRLARGNAIILTEEAYQETHLEEIRSRGGDLTKRRNAEYFQKEPARRLQGVQMPVSCHSLFWQAKGGEYLTHSPMEESQGDINPEQTQGIVYFGKVSAFKRERGFGFIQYYDENQEYKEIYFHMTYVINQTPVREHDDVQFVIKPGKGGRPQACSVIVMGGRLQGQVESFDPRTGGFITIRDHDSEVIKFFMLPNESHHPDFLSNDIVEFTVSSGSDMEGLTATNVQYFNGEHPPHLAGSGDNLTIGSQEQAMITVYFPEKGYGFAKCRRNNIYLHVSEFVDPEADPQPGALIQFEVFPGRNGTYRANDISFVTDEEPALASSSDRESA